The genomic window GGATTCCCTGTACGGAGTGCGTTTCGTCGGCTCCTTTTTCAAGTCGAAGGCGGACCTGAGACTGACCCTCCTGCACGTCGCTCCGCGGTTCGAATCGATGGACGCCCGGGAGAGCATGCTCCTGCACCGCATCGATGAAATGCTCTCGGAGATCTACGACAAGAAAGGCCGTGAAGCACTGGAGATGAGCCGCAGGATCCTCTTGCACGAAGGTTTCTTCGACAGCCAGATCGAGAGCCGGTTGATTCTCAAGCACTACGGAATGATCGAAGACATTCTGGGCGAAGCCAGGCGCGGGAAATGCCATGCCGTCGTTCTGGGCCGGCGCGGGCATTCGATCTTCGAGCGGGTGTTCTATCCCAGCTTTTCCCGTGAAATGATGGAGCTCGAGGTGGACATCCCGCTCTGGATCTGCAAGCGCCCCGCCAGGGAACTCGAGAATGTGCTGCTGTGCGTCGACGGGTCGGACGCCAGCCAGAGGATCGTCGATCATGTGGTCTCGATGCTGGAAAAAGAGGTGCGGCACCGGATCACGCTGCTGCACGTCGACGAGGGAACCGGTCGGAACGTGAAGGAAATCATGGAATCGTCCAGGGAGCGGCTTCGCGGGAGCGGCATCCCGGAACATCGAATCAGGAGCCTGGTGATCCGCGCCCGGGACGCGGGGAAGGCGATCTGGCGGGAAGCAGCCGCGAACGCTTACGCGGTCGTGGCCGTCGGACGGCATGGAACCGCCGATGAGAACGCGGCCGAGCGCGGGTTCATGAGCTCCAAGGGGATGGAGCTGCTCGAGATGCTGAACAAACCCGCGTTGTGGGTGAGCAGGTGATCGCCCGGGGCGACGGGCCGCGTTTCTCCCGGTTGATGCGCCGTGAGGCGCCGCTCTCCTTGTCCCGGGAGCGCAACGCGCGTTCTTTTCCCGGTTTTACTTCACGATGGGCAGGAGCCTTCTGAATCGCTCGGTATTGGCGCGCCGCGCCCACTGGAAGATGACGATTTCCGCGGTGGTGATCACCGCGCCCGCATCCCGAAGGAGCTCCACGGCCGTCTCCCAATCCTCATTGAACCTGGAAGTCACGGCGTTTCTCACCAGATGCACCTGGTAGCCGGATGCGATGAGATCCAGCGCCGTCTGAAGCACACAGACATGGGTTTCCATGCCGGCGACCACGATTTTGCGTCGCCCGAACCCGCGAACGGTCTCGAGGAAACCGTCCTCGAGACAGGCGCTGAAATGCTCCTTGTGGAAAGCGGGATTGGCGTCCAGGTCGATTTTCACCTGCGCGACGGTGGTTCCGAGTCCCTTCCGGTATTGTTCGGTGACCACGATCGGCACGTCCAGTATTCGAGCGGACTCGATCAACTGGTTCACCCTGTCGACCGTCGGCTTCATTCGTTCCACGACCTTCACCATTGCCTCCTGAACGTCGATGATCAGGAGCAGGCTGTCTTCCGCATCGGCGATGACTTCATGACGCATGACTTCCCCCTTTGTCGTGCAGACCGTGGACTCCGCGGATACCCCGGGCCCGCGCGCTCTGCAATCGAACCTGTCTCCACTCCATTGTATAACAGATCCCCGCCTCCCATCCGCAGTCGATTGCGACCTTGCATCAAAAAACCGATGAGCGCCCGGGAAGAAGTGAAGCCCCGCGCACGGGCACAGCCGGGTCCGATTCCTTCAGGAAAGGATTGATAACGGCCGATATTCGAAATACAGTGCGGGCGGGATGGATTCCTCGATTTCACCGGGCGATCCGCCTCAATACAGGTCGGGATCTTCCCGGACCGGGAAATCGGGATGTCCTTCGCATTGGACAGAGGATGGGAATACACCGAAGATTTGAAGGCGAAACCTTGGAGTGAATCGATGTCGAGAACCGTTGATTGGAGCGGTCCGAGACCGAAGGGGTTCGGGTCGCGTTTCGTACCGACCCACGATCCGGACCTGGTGGAAACCCGCAGCGGCGGGGGATGCCTCTCCATTTTCGGCCTGCCGTTTCTGCTGGCGGGTCTTTTCGTCCTGCAGACTCCGTTGCGCATCATCCCGGTGGAGAATTTCGAAGCCATCCCGTGGTTTGTTTACATCGTCTTCGGAGGAACGTTTACCGCGGTGGGGGCCGTGCTCGTCTTCGGCAGGACGGGCATGATCCTGGACCGGCGCAACGGGCTCATCATCCGCTGGCATGGACTTCTGGTCCCCATGAAGCGCACGGAGCATTCCCTGGGCGACGTCCGCCGGGTCACTCTCACCAAGGATTCCGGTGACAGCGACTCTCCGGATACCTACCCCGTCCGGTTGGAAGGGGACCTCGTCAAACCGGTGGCTGTCTGCTCCCCCACCGATTACCACGAGGCGCGCCGCGCCGCCAAGGAAATAGCCGCATTCCTGTCCCTGCCCCTGGAGGATTCATCGAGTGGCGTCAAAGTCCTCCGGGATCCGGACAAGCTGTACGAATCCCTTCGCGATCGGGCCCGGCGGCTGAAGGAGGACACTTCGCGCCTGCCCGATCCTCCGTTCCAGATGAAAACGATCATCAGGGAAACCGGCGACGGACTGATCCTGGAGATCCCCGTGCAGACCTCCGGGCTCTCCAGGCTGCTGCACCTGGTTGGGGCGGCGCTCTTCGTCGGATTCGGGCTGTATTTCTTTCTGCCGTTCACAAGGCTCCCCGCACCCCCCGCGATTCGCTACGCGCTCATGGGCGTATTCCTCGTGGTGTTCATCCTGGGGCCGTTGTGGTCCGTGGTCGGCAAAGTGTTCCCGGCTTCGAGGAACCGAACCGTCGTCACCGTGACGCCCGCTTTTCTGCGCGTGCGGGAGCGGATCGGACGCAAGGTCAAGCTCACGGAAATCCCTTCGGACGAGCTGCAGGAACTGGAGATGCCAACCATGAAGAACATGCTGGACACCATCAAGCTGCCGGGCGGGGTTCCGAGGCAGGAATTGCCGGACACCGGCGTGCCCAGACTGTCCGACGGCCGCCCGGTGCCCGACAGTGTCCTGTGGTTGATGAAACGCGCCGGTTCCCGGGGAATCACGGCTTGCGGGGACAATGCCTCGGTCCGGTTCGGCGAAGGACTG from Syntrophobacter fumaroxidans MPOB includes these protein-coding regions:
- a CDS encoding universal stress protein — protein: MERRLLITVGDDKDSLYGVRFVGSFFKSKADLRLTLLHVAPRFESMDARESMLLHRIDEMLSEIYDKKGREALEMSRRILLHEGFFDSQIESRLILKHYGMIEDILGEARRGKCHAVVLGRRGHSIFERVFYPSFSREMMELEVDIPLWICKRPARELENVLLCVDGSDASQRIVDHVVSMLEKEVRHRITLLHVDEGTGRNVKEIMESSRERLRGSGIPEHRIRSLVIRARDAGKAIWREAAANAYAVVAVGRHGTADENAAERGFMSSKGMELLEMLNKPALWVSR
- a CDS encoding isochorismatase family protein: MRHEVIADAEDSLLLIIDVQEAMVKVVERMKPTVDRVNQLIESARILDVPIVVTEQYRKGLGTTVAQVKIDLDANPAFHKEHFSACLEDGFLETVRGFGRRKIVVAGMETHVCVLQTALDLIASGYQVHLVRNAVTSRFNEDWETAVELLRDAGAVITTAEIVIFQWARRANTERFRRLLPIVK